From Pelagicoccus albus, the proteins below share one genomic window:
- a CDS encoding helix-turn-helix domain-containing protein, producing MPPNSLQSILDHSKLELTTAPILYRCEPIWSWKVESLSDHAILLILDGRGKLTVDDQQIDLRQGLCFFLKPGSKIEAQQNPSYPLFLFLAQFQNLDTSQEDAERVGQNFESLFIRNVRNLEPLAELVASRQPHDTLFEDAIKMLVRIIVSEATHHSGNFDSRTYEALYAIENDLARKWTVADLASEAEMTAGSFARSFKRMMNEPPIHYVIRRRMEEAKRQIQQSSLPIEEIAINLGYDDLTFFRELFTSRLGQSPESLRLGRTL from the coding sequence ATGCCTCCCAACTCCTTACAGTCGATTCTCGACCACAGTAAGCTAGAGCTCACGACCGCTCCGATCCTTTACCGCTGCGAACCAATTTGGAGCTGGAAAGTAGAGTCGCTTTCGGACCACGCCATCCTGCTAATTCTAGATGGGCGAGGTAAACTAACCGTCGACGATCAGCAGATCGATTTGAGACAAGGCCTTTGCTTTTTCTTAAAGCCCGGTTCCAAAATCGAGGCTCAACAAAACCCGTCCTACCCGCTCTTCCTTTTCCTAGCTCAGTTCCAAAACTTGGATACATCCCAAGAAGACGCAGAAAGAGTCGGTCAGAACTTCGAAAGTCTCTTCATTCGCAATGTTCGAAATCTAGAACCGCTCGCCGAACTGGTCGCATCGCGCCAGCCCCATGACACTCTGTTCGAAGATGCCATCAAGATGCTCGTTCGTATCATCGTTTCCGAAGCGACTCACCATTCGGGTAATTTCGATTCCCGCACCTACGAAGCGCTCTACGCAATCGAGAACGACCTCGCTCGAAAGTGGACGGTCGCCGATCTGGCTTCGGAAGCGGAAATGACCGCTGGTAGTTTCGCTCGCTCATTCAAACGGATGATGAACGAGCCTCCAATCCACTACGTTATTCGCCGCCGCATGGAGGAAGCAAAACGGCAAATCCAACAGTCCAGTCTGCCCATCGAGGAAATCGCGATCAACCTCGGCTACGACGATCTAACCTTCTTTCGAGAACTATTCACTTCCAGACTCGGGCAGTCCCCAGAAAGCTTGCGCCTCGGCCGTACTCTTTGA
- a CDS encoding DUF58 domain-containing protein encodes MAADVAEERFDWKGPAAYKRRIPLLRKLTRVVVPPKGHKVVPTGSGMLLIFIGLTIGLAAYNTVNNVLFAALALLISALILSGVICWGNMLCARWRLEASPTFRVGEEGSVSIVLENARRRFPLFCVSFEISSGGLEDHCKLFMRERLDPGESTALTWRFKPSKRMKTAFRIESAVSSFPFGFLVKYLPGESEREVRIWPRRIAYTRNRSQESVGAKEGKSSRKQGISGELIGLRHYERGDSLRSIHWKVSAKQGRLIVKENATETQPIFDIVVDPANYLWSDETHFEKMCSMAASMSEDLFLEGKIAHCHVKGWGSIRIQRVSDLEAFFDILSELNPVEPQATWDVLAGPNRINFAPLQGDGVGAFVNDVQVAQS; translated from the coding sequence ATGGCTGCGGACGTAGCGGAAGAACGTTTCGATTGGAAGGGGCCGGCAGCGTACAAGCGCCGGATTCCATTGTTACGGAAACTTACCCGAGTTGTTGTTCCGCCGAAGGGTCATAAGGTGGTTCCGACTGGATCTGGGATGTTGCTGATTTTTATAGGTCTCACCATTGGACTAGCGGCATACAATACGGTGAACAATGTGCTATTTGCGGCCCTAGCTCTGCTCATCTCCGCGCTCATTTTAAGTGGTGTTATATGCTGGGGAAATATGCTCTGCGCTCGTTGGAGACTTGAGGCGAGTCCCACTTTTAGGGTGGGGGAAGAAGGTAGCGTAAGTATTGTCCTAGAAAACGCTCGGAGGAGATTTCCGCTCTTTTGCGTTTCGTTTGAGATCAGTTCAGGTGGGCTTGAAGATCACTGCAAACTTTTCATGAGAGAGCGATTGGACCCGGGAGAGTCAACGGCTCTTACCTGGCGTTTTAAGCCCTCCAAGCGGATGAAGACTGCTTTTCGCATCGAGAGCGCTGTATCCAGTTTCCCATTTGGATTTCTTGTGAAATACCTGCCAGGCGAGAGCGAGCGAGAGGTTAGGATTTGGCCCCGCAGGATCGCGTACACAAGGAACCGCAGTCAGGAGTCGGTAGGCGCGAAAGAAGGCAAGAGTAGTCGCAAACAAGGTATCTCCGGCGAGCTAATAGGGCTTCGCCATTACGAGAGAGGAGACTCTTTGAGGTCCATTCATTGGAAAGTATCCGCGAAACAAGGACGGCTAATCGTAAAGGAAAACGCTACCGAAACTCAGCCTATATTCGATATTGTCGTTGATCCGGCTAATTACCTCTGGAGCGATGAAACCCATTTCGAGAAGATGTGTTCGATGGCGGCTAGCATGTCGGAAGACCTATTTCTGGAAGGCAAGATCGCGCATTGCCACGTGAAAGGTTGGGGAAGTATTCGAATCCAACGCGTGTCAGACCTTGAAGCTTTTTTTGACATTTTATCGGAGCTAAATCCGGTCGAGCCGCAAGCAACTTGGGATGTTTTGGCTGGACCAAACAGAATCAACTTTGCCCCGCTGCAAGGGGATGGGGTAGGAGCATTTGTAAATGATGTCCAAGTCGCACAGTCATAG
- the eno gene encoding phosphopyruvate hydratase — translation MTTDIIDINAREILDSRGNPTVEVDVVLASGIIGRAAVPSGASTGEHEALELRDGDKDRYLGKGVSKAVDNIHELILPEIEGMDACDQVAIDKAMLALDGTKTKSKLGANAILGVSLAVAKAAAQASGLELYQYIGGPNAKTLPVPMMNIINGGSHSDAPIAFQEFMIRPVGASSFKEGLRMGAEVFHALKAIFKKRGLSTAVGDEGGFAPTLDGTEDALESIIQAVKDAGYKPGRKSEGGDVSIALDCASSEFFSDGVYDYTKFEGEGAAKRTSDEQAAFLKELCDKYPIDSIEDGMDENDWDGWVAVTKVLGDTCQLVGDDLFVTNVDYLSKGIKLGAGNSILIKVNQIGTLTETLDAIEMAHRAGYTSVTSHRSGETEDATIADLAVATNSGQIKTGSLSRSDRIAKYNQLLRIEEQLGDNAKYGY, via the coding sequence ATGACGACCGATATCATAGACATCAACGCTCGCGAGATCCTCGACTCGCGCGGTAACCCAACAGTCGAAGTAGACGTAGTACTCGCTTCTGGAATCATCGGCCGCGCAGCTGTGCCATCCGGAGCCAGCACCGGCGAGCACGAAGCTCTCGAGCTTCGCGACGGAGACAAGGACCGTTACCTCGGAAAGGGCGTAAGCAAGGCTGTGGACAACATCCATGAACTTATCCTTCCAGAAATCGAAGGCATGGACGCTTGCGACCAAGTTGCTATCGACAAGGCGATGCTCGCCCTCGACGGAACAAAGACCAAGAGTAAGCTCGGCGCGAACGCAATCCTCGGCGTATCCCTCGCTGTTGCCAAAGCAGCCGCTCAAGCTTCCGGCCTCGAACTTTACCAGTACATCGGCGGACCGAACGCTAAGACTCTTCCAGTGCCAATGATGAACATCATCAACGGCGGTTCCCACTCGGACGCTCCGATCGCGTTCCAGGAATTCATGATCCGCCCAGTTGGCGCTTCTTCCTTCAAGGAAGGCCTCCGCATGGGTGCTGAAGTATTCCACGCGCTGAAGGCAATCTTCAAGAAGCGCGGCCTCTCCACCGCAGTAGGTGATGAAGGTGGCTTCGCTCCAACTCTCGATGGAACTGAAGATGCCCTCGAGTCCATCATCCAAGCCGTCAAGGACGCTGGATACAAGCCAGGCCGCAAGTCCGAAGGTGGAGACGTTTCCATCGCTCTCGACTGCGCTTCTTCCGAATTCTTCTCCGACGGCGTTTACGACTACACCAAGTTCGAAGGCGAAGGTGCCGCCAAGCGCACATCCGACGAGCAAGCCGCATTCCTCAAGGAGCTTTGCGACAAGTACCCAATCGACTCTATCGAAGACGGTATGGACGAAAACGACTGGGATGGTTGGGTTGCAGTAACCAAGGTACTTGGTGACACTTGCCAGCTCGTTGGTGACGACCTCTTCGTAACCAACGTAGACTACCTCTCCAAGGGCATCAAGCTCGGCGCAGGTAACTCTATCCTCATCAAGGTCAACCAAATCGGTACCCTCACCGAAACACTCGACGCAATCGAGATGGCTCACCGCGCTGGATACACTTCCGTGACTTCTCACCGTTCAGGTGAAACGGAAGACGCGACTATCGCTGACCTCGCTGTTGCAACGAACTCCGGTCAAATCAAGACTGGTTCGCTCAGCCGTTCCGACCGTATCGCCAAGTACAACCAGCTCCTCCGCATCGAAGAGCAGCTCGGCGACAACGCAAAGTACGGTTACTAG
- the meaB gene encoding methylmalonyl Co-A mutase-associated GTPase MeaB, whose product MSEEGKTRPPEWHPSDADKSKFAGEVMAGKVEASPAIKVVRKPRRRPLDVDELYEGILAGNRTALARGITCVESEAPRHRVIARELLRRCLPHSGDSVRIGITGVPGAGKSQFLECIGKMLCDADKRVAILAVDPSSSVTGGSILGDKTRMENLCRDERAFIRPSPAGKTLGGVAAKTRESIILCEAAGYKVIFVETVGVGQSEVAVRSMVDFFLLLQLSGGGDELQGIKKGVIEMADAIVVNKSDGDNVQRTKVARGEYARVLHHLHPYTEGWEPQALCCSGLHGTGVWEIWEMVLKFCDKLKAENRFEDIRSKQNAKWFRSLLEQRVLEAFYSKQKESGLFLQLESDVTNGRIPVIEAVDQLLG is encoded by the coding sequence ATGAGCGAGGAGGGTAAAACCCGACCGCCAGAATGGCATCCTAGCGATGCCGACAAATCTAAGTTTGCGGGCGAAGTAATGGCTGGAAAAGTCGAAGCTTCGCCCGCGATTAAGGTTGTTCGTAAGCCGCGTCGGCGTCCATTGGATGTCGACGAGCTTTATGAAGGGATTCTGGCAGGTAACCGAACCGCTTTAGCTCGCGGGATAACGTGCGTCGAGAGCGAAGCTCCGCGTCATCGCGTCATCGCTCGAGAACTCTTGAGGAGATGTCTGCCTCACTCTGGTGACTCTGTAAGGATTGGTATCACCGGCGTTCCGGGGGCTGGCAAAAGTCAGTTTTTGGAATGCATTGGCAAGATGCTCTGCGACGCGGATAAACGTGTTGCTATTCTCGCAGTCGATCCGAGTAGTTCCGTTACGGGCGGCAGTATTCTTGGCGACAAGACTCGTATGGAGAACCTCTGCCGGGACGAGCGAGCCTTTATTCGCCCGTCACCTGCGGGGAAAACACTTGGAGGCGTTGCGGCGAAAACTCGTGAATCCATCATTCTGTGTGAAGCGGCTGGATACAAAGTAATCTTCGTCGAAACCGTAGGTGTTGGGCAGAGCGAAGTCGCAGTTCGTTCGATGGTGGATTTCTTTTTGCTGCTTCAGTTATCAGGTGGCGGAGATGAACTCCAAGGCATCAAAAAAGGTGTCATCGAAATGGCGGATGCGATCGTAGTGAACAAGTCCGACGGCGATAACGTGCAGCGGACTAAAGTAGCCAGAGGCGAATATGCCAGGGTGCTACACCATTTGCATCCTTATACGGAGGGCTGGGAACCGCAGGCTCTTTGTTGCTCCGGGCTACATGGAACGGGCGTTTGGGAAATCTGGGAAATGGTCCTCAAATTCTGCGATAAGCTGAAAGCGGAAAATCGTTTCGAAGATATTCGCAGCAAGCAAAACGCAAAGTGGTTCCGTTCTTTGCTCGAGCAGAGAGTGCTCGAAGCGTTCTACTCGAAGCAAAAAGAGTCGGGCCTGTTTCTACAGCTCGAATCAGATGTAACCAATGGCCGGATACCTGTTATCGAAGCGGTCGATCAATTACTAGGTTAG
- a CDS encoding AAA family ATPase, with protein MSEFLTNSALNQCRDTLKRLQTAIGSRIKGKEHVIDQALISLAAGGHVLIEDLPGVGKTTLAYCLARAMNTEFKRIQFTSDLLPTDVTGISIYDERDREFHFKPGPIFSNIVLADEINRATPKTQSSLLEVMDHGKVTVDGITHEVGSPFMVIATQNPVDYEGTFPLPESQMDRFLMRLQMGYPDPESEIEILAEKSEGYDELKMQDVVDAADIEHIQKTVPNIYLERSILEYLLKLITATRTESEFKSGVSVRGGIALKTAAQARALYLGRDFVLPEDVSQVAKPVMCHRLNLRRPSSDALEERRMVEGILSRLIDSVPQPK; from the coding sequence ATGAGCGAATTCCTGACCAACAGCGCCCTAAACCAATGCCGCGATACTTTGAAACGGTTGCAGACTGCTATTGGTAGCCGGATTAAGGGTAAGGAACACGTTATCGATCAGGCACTTATCAGCTTGGCGGCAGGTGGCCACGTTTTAATCGAAGACTTGCCTGGTGTGGGAAAGACCACTCTCGCCTATTGCTTAGCGAGGGCAATGAACACGGAGTTTAAGCGTATCCAGTTTACCAGCGACCTCCTGCCAACTGATGTTACGGGAATCTCAATTTACGACGAAAGGGATAGGGAATTCCACTTCAAGCCGGGTCCAATCTTTTCCAACATCGTATTAGCGGACGAAATCAATCGGGCGACTCCCAAGACGCAGTCCAGCCTTTTGGAGGTGATGGACCATGGGAAAGTTACGGTCGATGGAATCACGCACGAAGTTGGTTCTCCGTTTATGGTAATCGCCACTCAAAATCCCGTGGACTACGAAGGCACATTCCCATTGCCGGAAAGCCAGATGGACCGGTTTCTGATGCGTTTGCAAATGGGGTATCCGGACCCGGAAAGCGAAATCGAAATCCTGGCGGAAAAGAGCGAAGGCTACGACGAGTTGAAGATGCAAGATGTCGTCGACGCCGCGGATATAGAACACATCCAGAAAACCGTGCCGAACATCTACCTCGAGCGTTCAATTTTGGAATACCTTCTGAAATTGATCACTGCCACTAGAACAGAGAGTGAATTTAAATCAGGTGTTAGTGTTCGAGGAGGCATCGCTCTCAAAACTGCGGCCCAAGCCAGAGCTCTCTATCTCGGAAGAGATTTTGTGCTACCGGAGGATGTATCCCAAGTTGCTAAACCTGTTATGTGTCATCGTCTGAATCTGCGCCGACCTTCTTCGGATGCTTTGGAAGAAAGACGCATGGTTGAAGGCATTTTGTCTCGGTTAATAGATTCGGTTCCGCAACCGAAGTAA
- a CDS encoding transglutaminaseTgpA domain-containing protein encodes MMSKSHSHSLEDLLALKWVLGALMGLVCITTLFNITGHSKLPAILASAAVLAALVKPGLIAKIPQVVWKTYALAIIPLVLVDVIAKDTIPALLDLNTWLILYRCLNHGKRREEMQLALLCLFLMIMAGILTATLVFGFQLLAFSGLVVAYLLVNTSIEAKAGGDYEYLESFVRNHNLNVLRALGSTFSTRFWFLGLGIFSSMVLLAAVVFIAIPRINIDDKVSLFQMKTKQTYSGFSDRIQLGEVTNIKNDTSVALRVDVPDDATVPMEPYWRMLALDDYENGVFRLSDSLAELQKSPLASPYHAVRYWPDRRFSEKPSSLSRDKWTFFMEPEVSRYLPLVGDFQQMTVSDLDDISIGPHTYSVALDEINSKMVSYQLEGVRFNGVVPDVPSSAYPQFLSDPFASDVDRTASQYPKTLLQLPSDDASARVFRSAAARLVNGESLTPIEFARRATQSLWDSHSYSMSVRLPKLDGMSDPVARWFSSELPGHCELFATSFVLMARSAGFPARVVVGFKGGEWNDYENYFMVSNSDAHAWAEIYDGVGNWIRVDPTPGSAMPSIEQSTELVAEKKGISDSAAFLDSLKLLWYRRIVNFDEEAQREAAVQLKDFFLAYAMVAEDWAKQAGEYLYYWVTSPWNAWRITYMLSLLAILIAAFIIQRNMALNLRELVLAPFRRGDPIRRKASKLLDRLSQRTAKDDETFNRVLDDLKRLRFGSKQSWPNARVVFKDARRLL; translated from the coding sequence ATGATGTCCAAGTCGCACAGTCATAGCCTTGAGGATTTGCTCGCCCTCAAATGGGTTCTTGGCGCTTTGATGGGGCTCGTTTGTATCACGACGCTTTTCAACATCACGGGACACAGTAAGTTACCTGCGATTCTTGCTAGCGCTGCGGTGCTAGCGGCCCTCGTGAAGCCTGGCCTCATAGCCAAAATCCCGCAGGTCGTTTGGAAAACTTATGCCTTGGCCATCATTCCGCTGGTATTGGTCGATGTAATCGCCAAGGACACAATCCCGGCTCTGTTGGATCTGAATACCTGGCTGATTTTGTATCGTTGCTTAAATCACGGTAAGCGACGGGAGGAAATGCAGCTCGCCTTGCTCTGCCTTTTTTTGATGATAATGGCAGGGATTTTGACAGCTACGCTTGTATTTGGTTTTCAGTTACTAGCTTTCTCCGGGCTCGTGGTTGCGTATTTGTTGGTCAATACATCCATTGAGGCCAAGGCGGGCGGAGATTACGAGTACCTGGAGTCTTTCGTTCGGAATCATAATTTGAATGTCCTTCGGGCCTTAGGGTCGACTTTCTCAACACGCTTTTGGTTCCTTGGACTCGGCATTTTCTCGTCGATGGTGCTATTGGCTGCTGTCGTTTTTATTGCGATACCTCGTATCAATATAGACGACAAGGTAAGTCTCTTTCAGATGAAGACCAAACAAACGTATTCGGGTTTTAGTGACAGAATACAGCTTGGAGAGGTTACGAATATCAAAAATGACACGAGTGTGGCATTGAGAGTAGACGTGCCAGATGATGCCACGGTTCCCATGGAGCCCTACTGGAGAATGTTGGCTCTCGATGATTACGAGAATGGGGTTTTCCGCCTTTCTGACAGTTTAGCAGAATTGCAGAAGAGTCCGTTGGCCTCGCCGTACCACGCAGTGCGCTATTGGCCCGACAGGCGTTTTTCAGAAAAGCCTAGCTCCCTCAGCCGAGACAAGTGGACCTTTTTCATGGAGCCGGAAGTGAGTCGATATCTACCATTGGTCGGTGATTTTCAGCAAATGACCGTGTCAGATTTAGATGACATCTCAATCGGACCCCACACCTATTCGGTGGCCCTGGACGAGATTAATTCAAAAATGGTTTCGTACCAATTGGAGGGCGTTCGCTTTAACGGAGTAGTGCCTGATGTCCCATCGAGTGCTTATCCCCAATTTTTGTCAGATCCATTTGCATCCGATGTTGATCGAACAGCGTCGCAGTATCCCAAAACTTTACTACAATTGCCTAGCGACGATGCCTCTGCTCGGGTTTTTAGGAGCGCTGCAGCACGTTTAGTCAATGGCGAGAGCCTGACTCCCATAGAATTTGCGCGGAGAGCAACTCAGTCACTTTGGGATTCTCACAGTTACTCGATGTCTGTGCGTCTGCCAAAACTGGATGGAATGTCCGATCCCGTGGCAAGATGGTTTAGTTCGGAGCTTCCAGGCCATTGTGAGCTTTTCGCAACCTCCTTTGTCCTGATGGCTCGCTCTGCTGGTTTTCCAGCCAGAGTTGTCGTTGGCTTCAAAGGCGGAGAATGGAATGACTATGAAAATTACTTTATGGTTAGTAATTCCGATGCCCACGCTTGGGCTGAAATTTATGATGGTGTTGGAAATTGGATACGCGTTGATCCGACTCCTGGCTCTGCGATGCCTTCGATTGAACAAAGCACTGAACTGGTTGCGGAAAAAAAGGGGATATCCGATTCGGCCGCATTTTTGGATAGCTTGAAACTCCTTTGGTACCGAAGAATCGTGAATTTCGACGAGGAGGCCCAACGCGAAGCGGCAGTCCAGCTGAAGGATTTCTTCCTCGCTTACGCGATGGTAGCGGAAGATTGGGCCAAGCAGGCTGGGGAATATCTTTATTACTGGGTGACCTCTCCTTGGAACGCATGGAGAATCACCTACATGCTCAGCCTTTTGGCAATCCTCATAGCTGCCTTCATCATTCAGAGAAATATGGCTTTGAACCTGAGAGAGCTCGTGTTGGCTCCTTTCAGAAGGGGAGATCCTATTAGGCGAAAAGCGAGCAAACTTCTTGATCGTCTGTCGCAGAGGACGGCAAAGGACGACGAAACTTTCAATCGAGTGCTAGACGATTTGAAGAGGCTTAGATTTGGCTCAAAGCAAAGTTGGCCCAACGCTCGTGTTGTATTCAAGGATGCGCGACGCTTGCTGTAG
- the scpA gene encoding methylmalonyl-CoA mutase — protein MKTVDFSKVALEANDADVPASKWEESFKAESGKAPEATSHETMERIPVKPLYTKVDCEGMTHLGFTAGLAPFLRGPYATMYVFRPWTVRQYAGFSTAEESNAFYRRNIAAGQQGLSVAFDLATHRGYDSDHPRVSGDVGKAGVAIDSVEDMKILFDKIPLDQVSVSMTMNGAVIPVLAFYIAAALEQGCTLDQLSGTIQNDILKEFMVRNTYIYPPAPSMKIIGDIFEFTSQKMPRFNSISISGYHMQEAGATADLEMGYTLADGLEYLRKGVDAGLDIDSFAPRLSFFWAIGKNFFMEVAKMRAARLLWAKLVKQFNPKNPKSLALRTHSQTSGWSLTEQDPFNNVARTAIEALASACGHTQSLHTNALDEAIALPTDFSARIARNTQLFLQEETGICNVIDPWGGSYYVESLTKELMEKAWAHIEEIESLGGMTKAIEEGIPKLRIEEAAARRQARIDSGAETIVGLNKFRLAKEDPLEILDIDNSAVRDSQIERLAELRANRDSEKCQAALDALAACAAGGEGNLLGLAVEAAQARASLGEISDAMEKTFGRYKAQIRSISGVYSKEFGQGSAMEEVSTLVEKFEKLEGRRPRIMVAKLGQDGHDRGAKVVSTAYADLGFDVDIGPLFQTPEEAARQAVENDVHVLAMSSLAAGHKTLLPMLVEALKSHGREDILVVCGGVIPAQDYDYLYENGASAIFGPGTIIPDSAKKILETLVDTLESEA, from the coding sequence GACGCAGACGTGCCCGCTTCCAAATGGGAAGAATCTTTCAAGGCAGAAAGCGGCAAGGCTCCAGAAGCGACATCGCACGAGACGATGGAGCGGATCCCTGTCAAGCCTCTCTATACCAAGGTAGATTGCGAAGGTATGACTCACCTCGGCTTCACCGCCGGTTTGGCGCCGTTCCTTCGTGGCCCGTACGCCACTATGTATGTTTTCCGCCCATGGACGGTTCGCCAATATGCGGGCTTTTCCACAGCGGAAGAATCGAACGCTTTCTATCGCCGCAATATCGCAGCAGGTCAGCAAGGCCTCTCGGTCGCCTTCGACTTGGCGACGCACCGTGGATACGATAGCGACCACCCGCGCGTTTCTGGCGATGTCGGTAAAGCGGGTGTAGCGATCGACTCAGTCGAGGACATGAAGATCTTGTTCGACAAGATTCCTCTCGATCAAGTCTCCGTATCTATGACCATGAACGGCGCGGTTATCCCGGTGCTTGCGTTCTACATCGCAGCGGCTCTCGAACAAGGTTGCACGCTCGATCAGCTCAGCGGAACGATCCAGAACGATATCCTCAAGGAGTTCATGGTTCGTAATACCTACATCTATCCGCCAGCACCGAGTATGAAGATCATCGGGGACATCTTCGAGTTTACCTCGCAGAAGATGCCGCGCTTCAACTCCATTTCGATCTCCGGCTATCACATGCAAGAAGCGGGAGCGACCGCTGACCTTGAAATGGGTTACACTCTAGCGGATGGACTTGAATACCTCCGTAAAGGTGTGGATGCGGGACTCGATATCGACAGCTTTGCTCCACGTCTCTCCTTCTTCTGGGCGATCGGTAAGAACTTCTTCATGGAAGTTGCCAAGATGCGCGCGGCTCGTCTGCTTTGGGCGAAGTTGGTTAAGCAGTTTAACCCGAAGAATCCTAAGTCTTTGGCGCTTCGTACGCACTCGCAGACTTCTGGTTGGTCTTTGACTGAGCAAGATCCGTTTAACAACGTTGCTCGTACCGCGATCGAAGCTTTGGCGTCCGCTTGCGGACACACACAGAGCTTGCACACCAACGCCCTCGACGAAGCGATCGCTCTGCCAACTGATTTCTCTGCCCGTATCGCGCGTAACACCCAGCTCTTCCTTCAAGAAGAAACCGGCATTTGTAACGTGATCGATCCTTGGGGCGGTAGCTACTACGTCGAGTCCTTGACCAAGGAATTGATGGAAAAGGCTTGGGCCCATATCGAAGAAATCGAGTCCCTCGGTGGCATGACCAAGGCGATCGAGGAAGGTATTCCTAAGCTTCGCATCGAGGAAGCGGCGGCCCGTCGCCAAGCTCGTATCGATAGCGGCGCGGAAACGATCGTAGGTCTCAATAAGTTCCGTCTCGCGAAGGAAGATCCACTTGAGATCCTCGACATCGACAATTCCGCGGTTCGCGATTCGCAGATCGAGCGTCTGGCCGAGCTTCGTGCCAACCGTGACTCTGAGAAGTGCCAAGCGGCCCTCGACGCTCTTGCGGCTTGTGCTGCGGGCGGAGAAGGCAATTTGCTTGGATTGGCTGTTGAAGCTGCTCAAGCTCGCGCTTCTCTTGGTGAAATCTCCGATGCCATGGAAAAGACCTTTGGTCGCTATAAGGCCCAGATTCGCTCAATCTCTGGAGTTTACTCCAAGGAATTCGGACAAGGATCCGCTATGGAAGAAGTTAGCACACTCGTTGAAAAATTCGAAAAGCTTGAAGGACGTCGTCCTCGTATCATGGTCGCGAAACTCGGCCAAGACGGACACGACCGTGGAGCAAAGGTGGTATCAACTGCCTACGCTGACCTCGGATTCGACGTCGATATCGGACCGCTCTTCCAGACTCCTGAAGAAGCGGCCCGTCAAGCGGTCGAAAACGACGTACATGTGCTCGCCATGAGCTCCTTGGCGGCAGGTCACAAGACCCTGCTTCCAATGCTGGTCGAGGCTCTCAAATCGCATGGTCGCGAGGACATCCTTGTCGTATGTGGTGGAGTAATCCCTGCTCAGGATTACGATTACCTCTACGAGAACGGAGCGAGCGCGATCTTCGGTCCAGGTACGATCATTCCAGACTCCGCTAAGAAGATCTTGGAGACGTTGGTCGATACCTTGGAATCTGAGGCATGA
- the hemH gene encoding ferrochelatase: MSEKTATPSPDSDNSSKSCTDLRVDRVGILLANLGTPDHYSYWAMRRYLSEFLSDRRVIDYSPLLWQPLLQLIILTRRPFASGKAYESIWNHEQNESPLMTITKDQTKKMAELMAERYGDDVRVEFCMRYGNPSTQSKVEALRAQGCQRILFLPLYPQYAGATSGTACDAFFKALMTIKWQPIARTVEPYYENPMYIDALAKSVERAIDKLETRPDVLVCSYHGVPKRYVYEGDPYYCECLTTTDLLRERLGWDDIEVVPTFQSKFGPEEWLQPYTVEEVARLAKAGKKRIAICAPAFSADCIETLEEINEEIKESFEEAGGEEFTYIPCLNDDDAHMEALAKIVEANLQGWLD, translated from the coding sequence ATGAGCGAAAAAACGGCTACACCATCACCTGATTCAGATAATTCATCAAAAAGCTGCACCGATTTAAGGGTCGATCGCGTAGGGATCCTTTTGGCAAACCTCGGCACGCCAGACCACTACAGCTACTGGGCCATGCGCCGTTACTTGAGCGAGTTCCTTTCTGATCGACGCGTCATAGACTACTCCCCTCTACTCTGGCAACCGCTCCTGCAGCTAATCATTTTGACCAGACGCCCATTCGCCTCCGGCAAGGCATACGAGTCCATCTGGAATCACGAGCAAAACGAAAGTCCGCTCATGACCATCACCAAGGACCAGACCAAAAAGATGGCCGAGCTGATGGCGGAACGCTACGGCGATGACGTCAGAGTCGAATTCTGCATGCGCTACGGAAATCCTTCCACCCAATCGAAAGTCGAAGCGCTTCGGGCTCAAGGCTGCCAACGCATTCTATTTCTACCCCTTTATCCACAATATGCTGGAGCGACTTCCGGCACCGCTTGTGACGCCTTTTTCAAGGCCTTGATGACCATCAAATGGCAACCCATCGCCCGCACGGTAGAACCCTATTACGAAAACCCGATGTACATCGACGCCCTCGCCAAATCGGTAGAAAGGGCGATCGACAAACTCGAGACGCGACCCGACGTTCTGGTTTGCTCCTACCACGGCGTGCCTAAGCGCTATGTTTACGAAGGCGACCCGTACTACTGCGAGTGCCTGACTACGACAGATCTTCTCCGCGAAAGACTCGGATGGGATGACATCGAGGTCGTCCCGACTTTCCAGTCGAAATTTGGTCCTGAAGAATGGCTCCAGCCATACACCGTCGAGGAAGTCGCCCGACTCGCGAAGGCCGGAAAGAAGCGCATCGCCATTTGCGCTCCTGCCTTTTCGGCGGACTGCATTGAGACCCTAGAAGAAATCAACGAGGAGATCAAAGAAAGCTTCGAGGAAGCCGGAGGCGAGGAGTTCACTTACATCCCTTGCCTGAACGACGACGACGCCCACATGGAAGCCCTCGCCAAAATCGTGGAAGCCAACCTTCAAGGTTGGCTGGACTAG